The sequence GTCCACTGCGCGGTGGACGCGAGCCGCTGGTAGGACACCGCCATGAAGGCGTTGACCAGCAGCAGCCCGAAGGCGGCAAGCTGCCAGTTGCGGCGGCCCCGCACGGGGTCGCTGAACACGCTCAGGAAGGCGTCCCGCGCTCGCAGGTACGTGCTTGTGCTCGCCTTGGCGGGTGCGTCCTCGCGCGTCCCGCCATTCCGGTCGGAATGCTTCACGGGAACCTCCGTCAGTTGTTGCGGAGTGCTTGCGCGATCCCGAGCGAGGCGCCGCCCGTGATCCGGGAGGCGAAACTGCCGGGGAGGAACATCACCAGCCCGCAGAAGATGCAGACGCCGATCAGCCGCTCTATCGGATCGGCGAGATCGAAGAGCGGCGGGATCGTGGGCCAGTTGCCGATGACCGAGACGCCGACGGGCACGAGCAGGTAGAGCATCATGATCTTGATGCCCGAGTGCATCACGTACGTCAGGTAGTTCTCGGCGAGGGTCGCGGTGCCCCGGAACGCGGCGAATCCGAGGAAGAACACCCCGGCCGACATCACCACGTATCCTTCGACCAGGCAGTAGACGATCTGGCAGGCCATCCCGCAGAACGCGAGCGCCACGAGGAAGGCGCAGACCATCGCGAACACGAACGTCACCTGATCCATCATGAGCGCGCTCACCACCGCGCCCGCCATCATCTTGCCCGCGAGCATGATCCCCATCCCGGCGACCTGGGAGGGGTTGAGCGAGGGGATGAATGCGGCGGTCTGGCCCGCCACCACGAAGCTGTCGAAGAGCTTCGGGACCACCAGCTCGAAGCTGGTGATCGAGAAGAAGCAGATCGACATGACGAGGATCTTGAGGACGAACCCGCCCGCCGCCTCGTCCAGGCGCTTCGGCTTGAGCAGCAGCACCATCGCGCTCGCCACCACCTCGAACCCGGCCAGCGTGACGAACAGCCGCTGCGCGTTCCGCATCAGCCTCGCGGCCCACACCAGCGAGGCACGGCGCCACTCCTCCGCCATGCCGTTGACCACCTGCTGCGCGTCGGCGTGCGGCGCGACCATGCTCGCCACCAGCACCACGACCGCGGTGAGCGCCACCGCACGCACGACGTGACGGCTCACCAGCAGGCGTGCCCATCGCGGCACGGCATTCCGGTCGGAATGCGGCTTCTCCCCCTCCGTGCGCGGAGCGCACGGAGGGGTCTGGACCGGGGCGCTCACGGCTCCCCCCCGGTCCGCGTCCCGGTGAAGCCGCCCGTGGTGAGGGGCCGGTACGCTCCGAGCCGCTGCGCGGCCATCTCGCGCACCGACGCCGCGGCGGCCTGCTGCTGGAGCCGCTGCGCCTCGACCACCGCCTGCGCGTTGGCCTGCATCACCACTGCCTGCCGCAGCATGGTGATCTGGTCGGCGGTGAAGCCCTGCATGGTCGTCTGGAGCTCCAGCGCCTGCTCGTGCCCCTGCACGGAGCCCATCTGCGCCTTGATCTGGCCGAGCGTCGCGGCCGCCGCCTGCACCTCCTGACCGACCGCCACCGTCCCGGCGACGACGCCCTGCAGCGTTGCCAGCGTCCGCTCGGTCTGCGTGCGCGCCGAGCGCGGCGACCATCCGCCGACGGGCGGCGTGTAGCCGGGGAAGGTCTGGCGGAACAGCGCCTCGGCCTGCCGCAGGCTGTAGGCGATGCCGTTCGCCTGCGCGACCACCTGGTCGAGCTGCTGCGCCACGCGGCCGAGGTCGCGCCAGTTGGGGCGCGACAGCTTCCGCATGGCGTTGAGCTGATTCGTGAGCTGCTGTTTCTGCGCGGCGAACTGCTGCAGCCGCACGCGGTAGTGGGCGATGTTCTGCGCGAGGTTGCGCAGATCGACCACCACCCCGCCGAACTGCGCCGAGGCCGGCGCGGAGGACACGGTGAGCAGCGAGCCCGCCACCACGGCGGCGCTAAGCCAGCGCGTAATCGAGAGACGAAGCCGAGTGCGCATCGTCGTTCTCCTGTGTCTGAATCGTGGACGGAAGTGCGTCGGCCCAGGCCGTAAGCCCGGCCCGGCGCAGCCATTCGCGCGTCCACTGCGGGCCGTGGTCGGCCATCGCAGCGGACGCGAACCGGCGGGTGTCCTGTGTGGAGAGGCCAGGACGCGGGAAGAGGAAGGCGGCGGCGACGGGGCCGACGCCGAGGGAAAACACCCGCTTCCCGGTCGGGGAGCGGAGGAAGTAGTCCCGCGACGGGGTGGCCGTGGCGACGTGCCGGATTTCGGCCTCGTTGAGGCCGATTTCCGTGTAGAGCTTCCGGCTCGTCGTCGCCGCTTCCGGGTTGGGGAGGAGGATCTTGACCCGGCACGTCTCGTAGACGATGTGCCGGGCGGCGCTCTCTTCGAGCTGGGCGAGGCTCTGCGTCGCCAGCACGAAGCGGCTGTTGTTCTTCCGCTCCGTCACCAGCGCGAACCTGATCCACCGCTCAAAGACCGGATCGTCCAAGTAGCGGTGCATCTCATCGAGGTACGTCCACGTCGGGCGGGCGCCCGCCGCCGTAAGCAGCTCCACCCGGTGGAGCAGGTAGAGCACGGTCGGCGTGCGCATGGTGCGCCCCATCTTCATCAGGGCGCCCATCTCGAAAACCAGATGCGGGGCGTCTTCGATGCTGTCGCTGTCGCCGTCGAGGAACGTCCCCAGGTACGGCTCCAGCGCGGCCCTGAGGCGCGCGTCCTGCACCTGCACGTGCAGCTCGGTGAGCGTGCGGTTCTTCGGCGGCTGCTTGCCGAGCAGCCGGACCGCGCGCTCCAGCTTCACGCGGTCCGCCGCGTCGCACTCGTGGCCCTGCACGGCCACCAGCCCCTCGACCCACTCCCGGCCCCACAGCGCCTCGGCGTTGTCCGCCACGTTCCGCAGCGGCTGGAGCTTGCCGCCCTCCGCGCCTATGTCGTGATGCCGCGCGCCGGTGGCGACGGCCGGGAGCCACGCCGAATGCCCGATGTCGAAGAACGCCGTCTGCGCTCCCGCGTACCTGAGCACCTGGAGGCGGTGCAGGTTGAGGAACGCCGACTTGCCCGCCCCCGGGGGACCGAGGACGAGCGCGTTTCCACTGGTGTCGGTGTCGGTGTTGAGCCGGAACGGCGTGGAGCCCGCCGTCTCCGCGATCATCAGCGGCGGCGAGCGGAGCGGCAGGAGCGGGGACGGGTTGTATTCCTCGCCCGCCCACAGCGCCGTGGACGGGAAGAGATGCCCGAGGTTGCCGGTGTGGAGCACCGGCCGCCGCAGGTTCGGGTAGAAGAGCCCCGGCAGGCTCCCCCAGAACGCATCGACCGCGTTGACACCCTCGACCCGGCCGGTGAAGCCCAGGTCGTTGAGCACGCGCAGCAGCTCCCGCGCGTTCGCGTCCGCCCGGCCTGCGTCGTCTTCGTAGAGGACGAGCGTGGCGGTGTACGCGAGGAACCGGACCTGCCCGCTCTCGCTGAGCGCGAGCGCGGCGTCCGCGTCCGCTTCCATCGAGAGCGGGCGTCCGCCGCCGCCACCTTCGGCGGCGGCCTCATTCCGACCGGAATGCCGGGCGCCGCCGAGGAGCTGGCGCAGCCCGTCCTGCACCCGCCACCCGCGCCGCGCCTTCTTGATCTCCGACTCCCCGGCCTGCGTCGAGAGGAGCACGAACCGCGAGCACCACCGGAAGCCGAACGGCAGGCGTCCGAGTGCTTCCAGCGCCGCCGGTTCGGGCTTCCACGGGAAATCCTGCACGGCCACGACACGGACGTGCTTGTCCCCGACGCGGGGCTCGAACCCGCCCACGAAATCGCGGTCCGACAGGACGACGTTGAGATAGGCGCCGTCCTCGGGCACCCGCACCGGATGGTGCAGCCCGGTGAGGCAGGCGTGCAGGTGGCCGAGCAGCGACGCGTCGTCCAGCCGCTCCATCTGCACGCGACCGCGCAGCCGGTCCCGCAGCTCGGTCAGCTCGCCCTCGAACTGCGCGAGGACGCCGCTCCAGTCCACCTCGCCGCGTTCGGCTCCTTCCACGAAGAACGCGACGAGCTTGGAGTACCTGTCCGAGGGCGGCAGGTACGTGGCGATGAGGAAGAAATCCGACTCGTAGTGCAGCCCGGCGGACTCGTACGAGCGCCGCCGTTCGTCGTCTACGAGCCACGAAACGGGATCGGAAAAGCCCCCGCCGCGCGGGTAGCCGACGGACTCCCGCCGGAACTCGCTGACGTGGAACCCCCACCCGTCCCCCACCGGGGCGAAGGCGTTGGCGATGTATTCCGACAGGTCGGCCAGGTCGTCCGCCGTCGCGGCGGCGCTGTCGGGTCCCCGGAACCGGAATCCCGCCAGCAGGGAGCCGTCCTTGTTCAGGACGACCCCCGGCCCGATGAGGAACCCGTACGGCAGCACGTCCGCGACGCCGCGGACTTCCGTGCGGTCCTCGCGCAGCTTCGCCGCGGCGAGTGCGGCCAGCAGGGCAGCCGCGATGCCCATGAAGAAAGGCAGCATGGCGGCTCAGGCCCTTCGGCCGGGAAAGGCGTTGTGGAAGGCCGGTGCGGGCGCACGCAGCAGCGCGTGCGCCGGGTAGTAGCTCTGGTGAGAGAGCGACCGGAGGTAGAGGCGGAACACCTGCCCGTCCCGCTTCGACACCCACACCAGCAGCGGGTGAACGACGCTCCAGAAGGCCACGGCGACGGCCAGCGTCAGGACCGACAGCCCCGCGAAGACGACGACACCCCAAACCACGAGGGCTTCCACCACCACCGCTTCCGACTCCGTCCCGAACAGCAACGGATTCCGGACGAGCGAGGGGTGGATGGCGTGGCCCCGACGCTGACGCGTGCTCATGGCGCGGCCCCGCGTCAGACCAGCGCGCCGGCGAAGCCGACCGCGCCGACGAAGACCTGCGCGCCAAACACCAGCGCGCCCCCGACCACGGCCTGCCCGAGCCGCCCCGCTCCTTCCTCGTGGCGCTTCATCATCCAGATCACGCCGCACAGGGCGACGCCGATCCCGACGACCGCCCGCGCCGTGGGCCCGGTCAGGTTGTTCAGCAGGTTGGTGAGCGGGGCGTTCCACGGCATGTTCGACCCGGTGCCGCCCGCCATCAGGACCGACGAGTACAGCAGCGCAGCGAGCGCGAGGGCGCCCGCTCTGCCGTAGGTGTTCCGCCATGTGCGGCGGAGCCCGGCGCGCGCCGGGGCGAGGGTGTACGACCAGACGCGGGCGCCGGTCGCGGTTCCGGGGATGCGGCGTGCGATGCTCATGGGAGCACTCCTGTGGATGTGCCTCACGCGAGGCGTTGGAAGGAGAACCGGCGTTCGCGCGGGTCGAAGCCGGAAACGCGAACCACCTCGCGCACGTGCCGCTTGACCGATCCGCCCTGAATCAGCACCAGGACGTGAACGGCCTCCGCGACCAGTTCCAGTTGGGGCGGGACGCGGTTGCGCATGGCGAGGCGGTTCATCCGCCGCAGGGCGCCTTCGGCGTCTGCGGCGTGGAACGTGGCAAAGCCGGAATGGTCGGTCGTCCACGCGTCCAGCAGCGCGAGGACGGCCTTGTCGCGGACTTCGCCGAAGACGATCCGGTCGGGGCTGAGGCGAAGGGTCGCCTTCAGCAGGTCGTGATGGTCTTTGTGCTGGCTGGTGCGGAGGGTCTGCGTGTTCGGGACGGACGACTTCACTTCCAGTGTGTCCTCGACCACAACGAGGCGTTCGTTGGGGCAGAGGTCAGCGACGGCCGCGAGGATGGCGTTGAGGAAGGTCGTCTTCCCGCTGCGCGTGGCGCCGCAGACGACGATGTTGCGGTGATCCAGAATGCCGCCGAGGACGGCATCCAGTTGCCCGGCGGTGAGGATGCCGGACGCCCGGTAGTCGTCCAGCGTGTAGATCCGCAGCGGGGGCTTGCGGACCACCATCGCCGGGCGCGCCACGGTCGGGGGACCGAGCGCGATCAGCCGTGAGCCGAGGAAGACGGGGCCGGGTAGCTCGCCCTCGAGGATCGAGTTGCGAGCGTCGAACGTGGCGCCGAGGTGCTGCGCCACGGCGTTGACGAACATTTCGACGCGCTCCGGGGGAAGCACGTCGCCCTCGTGGACGCGACCCGCCGAGTGCCGGTCCAGCCAGACCAACCCGTCCGAGTTGATCTGGATGTCCGTCACGTCTTCGTCGCAGAACAGCCGCTCCGTCAGGGGGGCGGTGAGGTAGCGCGTCAGCCGCTCGACGTACGCGACGAGCTTGGCGGCTTCCTCCGGAGAGGCCATTCCGGCGGGAATGGCAGCGGGGGCGATCATCTCAGCCCCCGAGCGCGATCAGGCCGCGACCGGCGGGAACGCAAACGGCCCCCGCCTCGCCTCCCGCCGGTGCGAACACGGCGGGGACGTGGCAGGGGCCGCCGGGGCCGCTCACGGCCCGGAACCCGCACACCATCGTGTCAATCGCCTCAACGCGGTCGAGGTCCGCGTTGATGCGTTGTTCCAACTCCATCCGCTCCCTGAGCAGGTCGCGGACTACTTCCTCTAGTGCGGAGGCGAGATACGGTGACACGTGCAACTCACTCGTTCCGAGTGGACAGACCAGCCGCCCCCCGGGCGGGGGGCGACTGTCAGTTGCACTGTCAGTTGGTAGGAATTTCTGCTCTGTGCGGCGGGATTAGGTGAGCAGGTTGCGCGCGCTCATCTAGTGTTTTCGCCGTTTTCTGAGCATCTTGCTCGCAGGAGGTTCCTTGGTAGAATCTGCCGCGGTTTCAACCGCCCACCCACATCAGCGTCCGCCCCGACCCCAATCTCCTGAACCGGATTGAAAGCGCCGCCTCCGGCCCGGCAGGTGCAGACGGCGCGCGGGCGACGTAGTTTCCTGCGCCTGAACCCCGACCCCTGCGAGGCGATGCCCCGATCGATGGCCCTGGACTACGGCGAGCGCCGCATCGGCGTGGCGGTGAGCGACCCCACGCGCACCATCGCGTCGCCGCTGACCACGCTGCAGCGGCGGCCGGGGAAGCGCCCACCGTGGGCGGAAATCACCAGGCTGGTGGAGGAGCAGGAGGTGGACGAGGCCGTGGTGGGACTGCCGCTGGCTCTTTCGGGAGATGAGACCGACTGGACGAAAGAGGTCCGCCAGTTCGGCGCCGACCTGGAGCGGAGGACGGGATTGCCGGTGCGCTGGATCGACGAGCGGATGACCTCCGTCGCCGCCGAGCGCGCGGTGCGCGGGATGGGGCTCAAGCGCAGCCAGCGCGAGCAGAAGGAGCGCGTCGACGCCGCCGCCGCCGCGCTGATTTTGGCCGCGTGGCTCCGCCAGCGCCCGCGCGAGGGGTGATCGAAATGCCGTCGCACTCCCGCACTTTCGCACTTTCGCACTTTCGCACTTTCGCACTCGCCGCCCTCGTCGCGCTCGCCGCCTGCGCGACGGACGGCGGCGGCAACCCGCACGGCCCGCCGATCCGCGTGAAGGTGCCCGCCGGCGCGTCGCTCCCCATCGTGGCCGACTCGCTGGTGGCGCGCGGGATCGTCGAGTCCGCGCCGAAGTTCCGCCGCTACGCCGACGCGCAGGATGCGGCCGCGAAGATCAAGCCCGGCATCTACGAGTTCCGCGCGGGCGAGTCGTGGAAGATCATCGTCGGCAAGCTCGTGCGCGGCGACGTGGTGAAGGCGCGCATCGTCGTTCCCGAGGGCTGGACGGCGCGGCAGATCGCCAACCGCACCGCGGCGGCGCTGGGCGGCAACGCGGACTCCATCT is a genomic window of Longimicrobium sp. containing:
- the ruvX gene encoding Holliday junction resolvase RuvX, which codes for MPRSMALDYGERRIGVAVSDPTRTIASPLTTLQRRPGKRPPWAEITRLVEEQEVDEAVVGLPLALSGDETDWTKEVRQFGADLERRTGLPVRWIDERMTSVAAERAVRGMGLKRSQREQKERVDAAAAALILAAWLRQRPREG
- a CDS encoding TrbC/VirB2 family protein; this encodes MSIARRIPGTATGARVWSYTLAPARAGLRRTWRNTYGRAGALALAALLYSSVLMAGGTGSNMPWNAPLTNLLNNLTGPTARAVVGIGVALCGVIWMMKRHEEGAGRLGQAVVGGALVFGAQVFVGAVGFAGALV
- a CDS encoding VirB3 family type IV secretion system protein, which produces MSTRQRRGHAIHPSLVRNPLLFGTESEAVVVEALVVWGVVVFAGLSVLTLAVAVAFWSVVHPLLVWVSKRDGQVFRLYLRSLSHQSYYPAHALLRAPAPAFHNAFPGRRA
- a CDS encoding ATPase, T2SS/T4P/T4SS family is translated as MIAPAAIPAGMASPEEAAKLVAYVERLTRYLTAPLTERLFCDEDVTDIQINSDGLVWLDRHSAGRVHEGDVLPPERVEMFVNAVAQHLGATFDARNSILEGELPGPVFLGSRLIALGPPTVARPAMVVRKPPLRIYTLDDYRASGILTAGQLDAVLGGILDHRNIVVCGATRSGKTTFLNAILAAVADLCPNERLVVVEDTLEVKSSVPNTQTLRTSQHKDHHDLLKATLRLSPDRIVFGEVRDKAVLALLDAWTTDHSGFATFHAADAEGALRRMNRLAMRNRVPPQLELVAEAVHVLVLIQGGSVKRHVREVVRVSGFDPRERRFSFQRLA
- a CDS encoding type IV secretion system protein, with the protein product MSAPVQTPPCAPRTEGEKPHSDRNAVPRWARLLVSRHVVRAVALTAVVVLVASMVAPHADAQQVVNGMAEEWRRASLVWAARLMRNAQRLFVTLAGFEVVASAMVLLLKPKRLDEAAGGFVLKILVMSICFFSITSFELVVPKLFDSFVVAGQTAAFIPSLNPSQVAGMGIMLAGKMMAGAVVSALMMDQVTFVFAMVCAFLVALAFCGMACQIVYCLVEGYVVMSAGVFFLGFAAFRGTATLAENYLTYVMHSGIKIMMLYLLVPVGVSVIGNWPTIPPLFDLADPIERLIGVCIFCGLVMFLPGSFASRITGGASLGIAQALRNN